The following proteins come from a genomic window of Hoplias malabaricus isolate fHopMal1 chromosome 15, fHopMal1.hap1, whole genome shotgun sequence:
- the fkbp2 gene encoding peptidyl-prolyl cis-trans isomerase FKBP2, with translation MRLYLLLAVTLMSLLTDFVQGAEKKKLQIGIKKRVDNCPIKSRKGDVLNMHYTGKLEDGTEFDSSIPRNQPFTFTLGTGQVIKGWDQGLLGMCEGEKRKLVIPSELGYGDRGAPPKIPGGATLIFEVELLSIERRSDL, from the exons ATGAGGCTGTATTTGTTGCTAGCTGTGACACTGATGTCCCTCCTCACAGATTTTGTGCAGGGGGCTGAGAAGAAAAAACTTCAAATTGGAATAAAGAAAAGAGTGGACAACTGCCCCATCAAGTCCCGGAAAGGGGATGTACTGAACATGCATTACACT GGAAAGTTGGAGGATGGAACAGAATTTGACAGCAGCATACCCAGGAATCAACCCTTCACCTTCACCCTGGGGACTGGACAAGTCATTAAAGGCTGGGATCAGGGACTGTTAGG AATGTGCGAGGGAGAAAAGAGGAAACTGGTCATTCCATCTGAGCTTG GTTATGGGGATAGAGGTGCCCCACCGAAAATTCCAG GTGGAGCCACACTCATCTTTGAAGTAGAGCTGTTGAGCATCGAAAGGAGATCTGATTTATAG
- the ppp1r14ba gene encoding protein phosphatase 1, regulatory (inhibitor) subunit 14Ba, which produces MAAVTSPESTPQPRVYFQTPPGTEEDVPQKQGRVTVKYDRKELRRRLNLEEWIVSQLMTLYDCEEDEVPELEIDVDELLDLPSDVERAIRVKMLLVDCYKPNDDFVAALLEKVRGMQKLSTPQKKGDITP; this is translated from the exons ATGGCAGCGGTGACGAGTCCAGAGTCGACTCCACAGCCCCGGGTCTATTTCCAAACGCCTCCTGGCACCGAGGAAGATGTTCCACAGAAACAAGGGCGAGTGACGGTTAAATATGACAGAAAAGAACTGAGAAGACGACTGAACCTGGAGGAGTGGATAGTTAGCCAGTTAATGACTTTATACGACTGCGAG GAAGATGAAGTGCCTGAGCTGGAGATTGATGTGGATGAGCTACTGGACCTACCCAGTGACGTGGAGAGAGCTATTAGAGTGAAG ATGCTGCTTGTTGACTGTTATAAACCTAACGAT GACTTTGTGGCTGCGCTGTTGGAGAAGGTGAGAGGAATGCAGAAGCTCAGTACTCCACAGAAGAAGGGGGACATCACCCCATGA